Part of the bacterium genome is shown below.
GTCGGGACGAAGAAGCCCCAGCCGGTCGAAATCGTCGTGGAATGCCCGGATGTATTTCGTGGAGACGGCGAGGTAGTCGCTCCCCTCCTGCGCGGCCCGCCGGAGGATCTTGTCGTCGATGTCGGTGAAGTTCCGGACGTAGGTGACGTTGTACCCTGCGTATCGAAGGTACCGGACGATGATATCGAATGCCACATTGGCGCGGGCGTGTCCGATGTGGCACAGGTCGTACACCGTGACGCCGCACACGTACATGCGGATCGTGCCGGGAACGATCGGAACGAACGGCTCCTTCCGGTTTCCCATCGTGTTGAACACCGAAAGCGTCATCCCGCCGCTTCCCCGCCGTTTTCCGGGCGCGTCCCCCGGAGCAGGGCCACCGCCCAGGCGGAGATCCCCTCGCCCCGCCCCTCGAACCCCATCCCTTCCGTCGTCTTCCCCTTGACGCTCACGCGGTCCTCCGGCACCGCCAGCATCCCCGCGATGGAGGCGCGAAGCGCGTCCGCCAGCGGGGCGATCCGCGGGGTTTCGCAGACGACCACGGCGTCCAGCCCGAGGAGGCCGAACCCCCCGGCCGCCATCCTCCCCCGGGCGTGCGCGAGGATCGAGCGGCTGGAGATCCCGAGGGTCTCTTCCCGGCCCGGCGGAAAATGAAAGCCGATGTCCCGGTCCCCGATCGCCCCGTAGATCGCATCGGCCACGGCGTGGAGGAGAACGTCTCCGTCGGAGTGTCCGAGGAGCCCCGTCGGGTGGTCGACCCGCACCCCCCCAAGCCAAAGTTCCCGCTCGGGAACGAGACGGTGGGCGTCCCCCCCGAGCCCCACCCGGAAATCGGGATCCCCGGACAGCAGCCCCGCCGCCATCCGCAGATCCTCCGGAAGCGTGATCTTGAGATTCGCCTCCTCCCCGGGAAGGGCGACGACCGGGCGGCCGGCCGCCTCGACGAGGGAGGCGTCGTCGGTCCCTCCGCGTCCCTCGCGCGTGGCGAGGGCGTACGCCTCCCGAAGGATCCCGGCGCGGAACCCCTGCGGGGTCTGCGCGCGGAGGAACTCGGACCGGTCCCGCG
Proteins encoded:
- the ispD gene encoding 2-C-methyl-D-erythritol 4-phosphate cytidylyltransferase → MPVGTVAIVVAGGTGRRMGAVLPKQFLSVGGRSLLDRTLSSVSAATRVDAIVLALPADTASEAAEAYRGFPKVIAVVKGGVERHDSVRNALAAVPPEASIILVHDAVRPFATSGLFDRCAEQADLHGAAVPVIPVRDTVKMWDSAAGTLVTRDRSEFLRAQTPQGFRAGILREAYALATREGRGGTDDASLVEAAGRPVVALPGEEANLKITLPEDLRMAAGLLSGDPDFRVGLGGDAHRLVPERELWLGGVRVDHPTGLLGHSDGDVLLHAVADAIYGAIGDRDIGFHFPPGREETLGISSRSILAHARGRMAAGGFGLLGLDAVVVCETPRIAPLADALRASIAGMLAVPEDRVSVKGKTTEGMGFEGRGEGISAWAVALLRGTRPENGGEAAG